The Xanthomonas sontii genome contains a region encoding:
- a CDS encoding sugar ABC transporter ATP-binding protein, whose translation MHLLVLEAQGLSKAYAGVAALEDVALRLRGGEIHALMGQNGAGKSTLIKLLTGVTAADAGRIALDGAVVAPASPQQAQRLGISTVYQEVNLCPNLSVAENLFAGRYPLRGWLRRIDWRRVEREAEAGLQRLGIAIDVRRALGSYPVAVQQMVAIARAVGVSARVLILDEPTSSLDEGEVAELFRVMRALRDGGMAILFVTHFLDQVYAVADRISVLRNGRLVGEYTPAELPAPHLVAAMVGRALDPASAAAAAVRAAAPEDAAPLLQAQGLGRRGQLQPVDLQLRQGQVLGLAGLLGAGRTELARLLFGLDRADRGRVAIDGRDVALRGPPDAIAHGLALCPEERKTEGIVAELSVRENIVLALQARMGLRRFLAPAEQLRIAQGYVDVLGIKTASLETPVGLLSGGNQQKVVLARWLATRPRLLILDEPTRGIDIAAKQEIMTRILALAREGMAVLFISAEVAEIARIADRIAVLRERRLVGELPGGCGERAIFELIAGSAA comes from the coding sequence ATGCATCTGCTGGTGCTGGAGGCGCAGGGACTGAGCAAGGCCTATGCCGGCGTGGCCGCGCTGGAGGACGTGGCGCTGCGTTTGCGCGGCGGCGAGATCCACGCGTTGATGGGCCAGAACGGCGCCGGCAAGTCGACCCTGATCAAGCTGCTCACCGGCGTGACCGCCGCCGACGCCGGGCGCATCGCGCTGGATGGCGCGGTGGTCGCGCCGGCGTCGCCGCAGCAGGCGCAACGGCTCGGCATCAGCACCGTGTACCAGGAAGTGAACCTGTGCCCGAACCTGTCGGTGGCCGAGAACCTGTTCGCCGGCCGCTACCCGCTGCGCGGCTGGCTGCGGCGCATCGACTGGCGCCGGGTCGAGCGCGAGGCCGAGGCGGGCCTGCAGCGTTTGGGCATCGCCATCGATGTGCGGCGCGCGCTGGGCAGCTATCCGGTGGCGGTGCAGCAGATGGTGGCGATCGCCCGCGCGGTCGGGGTGTCGGCGCGGGTGCTGATCCTCGACGAACCCACCTCCAGCCTCGACGAAGGCGAGGTGGCCGAACTGTTCCGGGTGATGCGCGCGCTGCGTGATGGCGGCATGGCGATCCTGTTCGTCACCCACTTCCTGGACCAGGTGTACGCGGTGGCTGACCGCATCAGCGTGCTGCGCAACGGGCGCCTGGTCGGCGAATACACGCCGGCGGAATTGCCGGCGCCGCACCTGGTCGCGGCGATGGTCGGGCGCGCGCTCGACCCGGCCAGCGCCGCGGCCGCCGCGGTGCGCGCGGCCGCGCCCGAGGACGCGGCGCCGCTGCTGCAGGCGCAGGGTCTGGGCCGGCGCGGCCAGTTGCAGCCGGTCGACCTGCAACTGCGCCAAGGCCAGGTGCTGGGCCTGGCCGGCCTGCTCGGCGCCGGCCGCACCGAACTGGCGCGGTTGCTGTTCGGGCTGGACCGTGCCGATCGCGGCCGCGTGGCGATCGACGGCCGCGACGTGGCGCTGCGCGGCCCACCCGACGCGATCGCCCACGGCCTGGCGCTGTGCCCGGAAGAACGCAAGACCGAGGGTATCGTCGCCGAACTGTCGGTGCGCGAGAACATCGTGCTGGCCTTGCAGGCGCGCATGGGCCTGCGCCGGTTCCTGGCGCCGGCCGAGCAGCTGCGCATCGCGCAGGGCTACGTGGACGTGCTGGGCATCAAGACCGCCAGCCTGGAGACGCCGGTGGGGCTGCTGTCCGGCGGCAACCAGCAGAAGGTGGTGCTGGCGCGCTGGCTGGCGACGCGGCCGCGGTTGCTGATCCTGGACGAACCCACCCGCGGCATCGACATCGCCGCCAAGCAGGAGATCATGACCCGGATCCTGGCCCTGGCCCGCGAGGGCATGGCGGTGCTGTTCATCTCCGCCGAGGTCGCCGAGATCGCGCGCATCGCCGACCGCATCGCGGTGCTGCGCGAACGCCGCCTGGTCGGCGAACTGCCCGGCGGTTGCGGCGAGCGCGCGATCTTCGAGCTGATCGCCGGGAGCGCGGCATGA
- a CDS encoding ABC transporter substrate-binding protein, with the protein MHKHTSGMRALGIAALLGMALAACSGGGKDAGKAPGQLTVGFSQVGAESEWRTANTASIKQAVADAGMTLKFSDAQQKQENQIKALRSFIAQRVDVIAFSPVVESGWETVLREAKAAKIPVVLTDRAVKVSDDSLYVTLIGSDFVEEGRKAARWLVERSPLKDGDKPVRIVELQGTVGSAPAIDRMKGFKEILAAHPRFQIVRSQSGDFTRAKGKEVMEAFLKSEGRNIDVLYAHNDDMAIGAIQAIEEAGLKPGKDILVISVDGVKGAFEAMQAGKLNVTVECNPLLGPQLVQAIRDLKAGKPLPKRIVVEESVYTQDQAAAELPKRKY; encoded by the coding sequence ATGCACAAGCACACGTCGGGAATGCGGGCGCTGGGAATCGCGGCACTGCTGGGGATGGCGCTGGCCGCGTGTTCCGGCGGCGGCAAGGACGCCGGCAAGGCGCCCGGGCAACTCACCGTCGGTTTCAGCCAGGTCGGCGCCGAGAGCGAATGGCGCACTGCCAACACCGCCTCGATCAAGCAGGCCGTCGCCGATGCCGGCATGACGCTGAAGTTCTCCGACGCGCAGCAGAAGCAGGAAAACCAGATCAAGGCGCTGCGCTCGTTCATCGCCCAGCGCGTGGACGTGATCGCGTTTTCGCCGGTGGTGGAGTCGGGCTGGGAGACGGTGCTGCGCGAGGCCAAGGCCGCGAAGATCCCGGTGGTGCTGACCGACCGCGCGGTGAAAGTGTCCGACGACAGCCTGTACGTGACCCTGATCGGTTCGGATTTCGTCGAGGAAGGGCGCAAGGCGGCGCGCTGGCTGGTCGAGCGCTCGCCGTTGAAGGACGGCGACAAACCGGTGCGCATCGTCGAACTGCAGGGCACCGTCGGCTCGGCGCCGGCGATCGATCGCATGAAGGGCTTCAAGGAGATCCTGGCGGCGCATCCGCGCTTCCAGATCGTGCGCTCGCAAAGCGGCGATTTCACCCGCGCCAAGGGCAAGGAAGTGATGGAGGCGTTCCTGAAGTCGGAGGGACGCAACATCGATGTGCTCTACGCGCATAACGACGACATGGCGATCGGCGCGATCCAGGCGATCGAGGAAGCCGGGCTGAAGCCGGGCAAGGACATCCTGGTGATCTCGGTGGACGGGGTGAAGGGCGCGTTCGAGGCGATGCAGGCCGGCAAGCTCAACGTCACCGTCGAATGCAATCCGCTGCTGGGCCCGCAACTGGTGCAGGCCATCCGCGACCTCAAGGCCGGCAAGCCGCTGCCCAAGCGCATCGTGGTGGAGGAGTCGGTGTACACCCAGGACCAGGCCGCGGCCGAACTGCCCAAGCGCAAGTACTGA
- a CDS encoding aldehyde dehydrogenase family protein, protein MTRRFQSYIDGRWVAGDDLAPDENPSDLSAPVGEVGSLDAATVREAIAAAKAAQSAWAASTPQQRADALDAVGSEILARKQELGALLASEEGKTLPESIGEAARAGQIFKFFAGEALRIPGETLASTRPGVNVEITREPVGTVGIIAPWNFPLAIPAWKIAPALAYGNTVVFKPAEIVPGCAWALAEILSRAGLPNGAFNLVLGSGSTVGQALVGERGIDALSFTGSVPTGNRLLKQAAERGLKIQLEMGGKNPLVVLADADLDLAVEIAVNGAYFSTGQRCTASSRLIVERAVHDEFVARVRTRLAALKIGHALEPGVDIGPVASASQFEQDRDYLRIAREEGAELLYGGEALECAHRGYYLRPALVAAQPQHRIAREEVFGPVAAVLVADDYEHALALANDTEFGLCAGIATRSLKHATHFKRHGQAGMVMVNLPTAGVDPHVPFGGRKASSYGPREQGRYAVEFYTTVKTAYTSAP, encoded by the coding sequence ATGACCCGACGTTTCCAGAGCTACATCGACGGCCGCTGGGTGGCCGGCGACGACCTCGCCCCCGACGAGAATCCGTCCGACCTGTCGGCACCGGTCGGCGAAGTCGGCAGCCTCGACGCGGCCACGGTGCGTGAGGCGATCGCCGCGGCCAAGGCGGCGCAGTCGGCGTGGGCCGCGAGCACCCCGCAGCAGCGCGCCGACGCGCTGGACGCGGTCGGCAGCGAGATCCTGGCGCGCAAGCAGGAACTGGGCGCGCTGCTGGCCTCGGAAGAGGGCAAGACCTTGCCGGAGAGCATCGGCGAGGCGGCGCGCGCCGGGCAGATCTTCAAGTTCTTCGCCGGCGAGGCGCTGCGCATTCCCGGCGAGACGCTGGCCTCCACCCGGCCCGGGGTCAACGTTGAGATCACCCGCGAGCCGGTCGGCACGGTCGGCATCATCGCGCCGTGGAATTTTCCGCTGGCGATCCCGGCGTGGAAGATCGCGCCGGCGCTGGCCTACGGCAACACCGTGGTGTTCAAGCCGGCGGAGATCGTGCCCGGCTGCGCCTGGGCGCTGGCCGAGATCCTCAGCCGCGCCGGCCTGCCAAACGGCGCGTTCAACCTGGTGCTCGGCAGCGGCAGCACGGTCGGCCAGGCGCTGGTCGGCGAGCGCGGCATCGATGCGCTGAGCTTCACCGGCTCGGTGCCCACCGGCAACCGTTTGCTCAAGCAGGCCGCCGAGCGCGGGCTGAAGATCCAGCTGGAGATGGGCGGCAAGAATCCGCTGGTGGTGCTGGCCGATGCCGACCTGGACCTGGCGGTGGAGATCGCAGTCAACGGCGCGTACTTCTCCACCGGCCAGCGCTGCACCGCCTCGAGCCGGCTGATCGTAGAACGCGCGGTGCACGACGAGTTCGTCGCGCGGGTGCGCACGCGCCTGGCCGCGCTGAAGATCGGCCATGCGCTGGAGCCGGGTGTGGACATCGGCCCGGTCGCCAGCGCCAGCCAGTTCGAACAGGACCGCGACTACCTGCGCATCGCCCGCGAGGAAGGCGCCGAACTGCTCTACGGTGGCGAGGCGCTGGAGTGCGCGCACCGCGGCTACTACCTGCGCCCGGCGCTGGTGGCCGCGCAGCCGCAGCACCGCATCGCCCGCGAGGAGGTGTTCGGCCCGGTCGCCGCGGTGCTGGTGGCCGACGACTACGAACACGCGCTGGCCCTGGCCAACGACACCGAGTTCGGCCTGTGCGCCGGCATCGCCACGCGCTCGCTGAAGCACGCCACGCATTTCAAGCGGCATGGGCAGGCGGGCATGGTGATGGTCAACCTGCCCACTGCCGGCGTCGACCCGCATGTGCCGTTCGGCGGACGCAAGGCCTCCAGCTACGGCCCGCGCGAGCAGGGCCGGTATGCGGTGGAGTTCTACACCACGGTCAAGACGGCTTACACATCCGCACCATGA
- the araD1 gene encoding AraD1 family protein, which yields MRLIQLLDDAGTPGVGVVEDDGRQVRLLREVASTYALANAALAAGNSLEAQAQQLRGERVLDYAALLAAGRVLSPLTHPDPAHCRVTGTGLTHLGSAATRDAMHQNLQQQVAQGTLTDSMKIFQLGVDGGIPRDGQPGAQPEWFYKGDGSSLVAPGAPLPSPDFALDGGEEPELVGLYVIGADGVPYRLGFALGNEFSDHVTERQNYLYLAHSKLRACAVGPELRCGALPRDLRGHSRIRRGDAVIWEKPFVTGEANMCHSLANLEYHHFKYAAHRVPGDVHLHFFGTATLSFADGVQAQPGDRFEIELAEFGAALVNPLQRVDSGFALGGVRAL from the coding sequence ATGCGATTGATCCAGTTGCTCGATGACGCCGGCACGCCCGGCGTCGGTGTGGTGGAAGACGATGGCCGCCAGGTGCGGCTGCTGCGCGAGGTGGCGTCCACCTATGCGCTGGCCAATGCGGCGCTGGCCGCCGGCAACAGCCTGGAGGCGCAGGCGCAGCAGCTGCGCGGCGAGCGCGTGCTCGACTACGCCGCGCTGCTGGCCGCTGGCCGGGTGCTGTCGCCGCTGACCCATCCGGACCCGGCGCATTGCCGCGTCACCGGCACCGGCCTGACCCACCTGGGCAGCGCCGCCACCCGCGATGCCATGCACCAGAACCTGCAGCAGCAGGTGGCGCAAGGCACGCTCACCGATTCGATGAAGATCTTCCAGCTCGGCGTGGACGGCGGCATCCCCCGCGACGGCCAGCCTGGCGCGCAGCCGGAATGGTTCTACAAGGGCGACGGCAGCAGCCTGGTCGCGCCGGGCGCGCCGCTGCCGTCGCCGGACTTTGCCCTGGATGGCGGCGAGGAGCCGGAACTGGTCGGGCTGTACGTCATCGGCGCCGACGGTGTGCCGTACCGGCTCGGCTTCGCGCTGGGCAACGAGTTCTCCGACCACGTCACCGAGCGCCAGAACTACCTGTACCTGGCCCATTCCAAGCTGCGCGCCTGCGCGGTCGGCCCGGAGCTGCGCTGCGGCGCGTTGCCGCGCGACCTGCGCGGCCACAGCCGCATCCGCCGCGGCGATGCGGTGATCTGGGAGAAGCCCTTCGTCACCGGCGAGGCCAACATGTGCCATTCGCTGGCCAATCTCGAATACCACCATTTCAAGTACGCCGCGCACCGCGTGCCCGGCGACGTGCACCTGCATTTCTTCGGTACCGCCACGCTGAGTTTTGCCGATGGCGTGCAGGCGCAGCCCGGCGACCGCTTCGAGATCGAACTGGCCGAGTTCGGCGCGGCGCTGGTCAATCCCTTGCAGCGCGTCGACAGCGGATTCGCCCTGGGCGGCGTGCGCGCGCTGTAG
- a CDS encoding LysR substrate-binding domain-containing protein, which translates to MPAAPPWFVRARLKTRQLMLLLAIEEEGNIHRAAETLSMSQPAASKLLKDLEDMLAVPLFERLPRGMRATWYGEAMIRHARIALASLGEAGAEIEALKAGYAGSVAVGAIAGPAMSLLPSALAQVGAQHPLLRVSLRVDGSDVLLEQLAQNKLDIVVARLFARHDKRHLHYQALAEEKVCAIARPGHPLLAAPAPAPTLAVLAEAPWIVPPDGSVLRHRFELMFQNAGLEAPKQVIETSALVVLPQLLRHGDALAVVPEDVARHFADHGSVAIVPVALSCRMDAFGLITRRDWLLSPGARIVLQALQEAAATVYGVAVTATPPSLPADG; encoded by the coding sequence ATGCCTGCCGCCCCGCCCTGGTTCGTCCGCGCCCGCCTGAAGACCCGGCAATTGATGCTGCTGCTGGCGATCGAGGAGGAAGGCAACATCCACCGCGCCGCCGAGACCTTGAGCATGTCGCAGCCGGCCGCCTCCAAGCTGCTCAAGGACCTGGAGGACATGCTGGCGGTGCCGCTGTTCGAGCGCCTGCCGCGCGGCATGCGCGCCACCTGGTACGGCGAGGCGATGATCCGCCACGCGCGCATCGCCCTGGCCAGCCTGGGCGAGGCCGGCGCCGAGATCGAGGCGCTGAAGGCCGGCTATGCCGGCAGCGTCGCCGTCGGCGCGATCGCCGGGCCGGCGATGAGCCTGCTGCCGTCCGCGCTGGCCCAGGTCGGCGCGCAGCATCCGCTGCTGCGGGTGAGCCTGCGGGTGGACGGCAGCGACGTGCTGCTGGAGCAACTGGCGCAAAACAAACTGGACATCGTGGTGGCGCGTCTGTTCGCGCGGCACGACAAGCGCCACCTGCACTACCAGGCACTGGCCGAGGAAAAGGTCTGCGCCATCGCCCGCCCCGGCCATCCGCTGCTGGCGGCGCCGGCGCCGGCGCCGACGCTGGCGGTGCTGGCCGAGGCACCGTGGATCGTGCCGCCGGACGGCAGCGTGTTGCGCCACCGCTTCGAACTGATGTTCCAGAACGCCGGGCTGGAGGCGCCCAAGCAGGTGATCGAGACCTCGGCGCTGGTGGTGCTGCCGCAGTTGCTGCGGCATGGCGACGCGCTGGCGGTGGTACCGGAGGACGTGGCCCGGCATTTCGCCGACCACGGCAGCGTGGCGATCGTGCCGGTGGCGCTGTCCTGCCGCATGGACGCCTTCGGCCTGATCACCCGCCGCGACTGGCTGCTGTCGCCGGGCGCGCGGATCGTGCTGCAGGCGCTGCAGGAGGCGGCGGCCACGGTGTACGGTGTCGCCGTGACGGCGACCCCGCCGTCGCTGCCTGCGGACGGCTGA
- a CDS encoding SDR family NAD(P)-dependent oxidoreductase: MDNSASAAPSSLGNATYGSLHGRRVFITGGGSGIGAALVEAFAAQGAQVAFVDVAAEASAALAERLAAGGLTAPWWRRCDVTDVAALQAAIGDAAAELGDFHVLLNNVGSDDRHALDAVTPEYWERCVSINQRAAFFAIQAVVSGMRRLGGGSIVNLGSTGWQSKTGGYPVYATAKSSVNGLTRGLARDLGAARIRINVLTPGWVMTERQVTLWLDEAGERELARNQCLPDKVMPEDIARMALFLASDEARAITAQEFVVDGGWT; the protein is encoded by the coding sequence ATGGACAACTCGGCAAGCGCAGCGCCTTCCTCCCTCGGCAACGCAACCTACGGCAGCCTGCACGGGCGCCGCGTCTTCATCACCGGCGGCGGCTCCGGCATCGGCGCCGCGCTGGTCGAGGCCTTCGCCGCGCAGGGCGCGCAGGTGGCCTTCGTCGACGTCGCGGCCGAGGCCAGCGCCGCGCTGGCCGAGCGGCTAGCCGCGGGCGGGCTGACCGCGCCGTGGTGGCGTCGCTGCGACGTCACCGACGTGGCCGCGCTGCAGGCGGCGATCGGCGACGCGGCGGCCGAGCTGGGCGACTTCCACGTGCTGCTCAACAATGTCGGCAGCGACGACCGCCACGCGCTCGACGCGGTGACCCCGGAGTACTGGGAGCGCTGCGTGTCGATCAACCAGCGTGCTGCGTTCTTCGCCATCCAGGCGGTGGTGTCGGGCATGCGGCGGCTGGGCGGCGGTTCCATCGTCAACCTCGGCTCCACCGGCTGGCAGAGCAAGACCGGCGGCTACCCGGTGTACGCCACCGCCAAGTCCTCGGTGAACGGCCTGACCCGCGGCCTGGCCCGCGACCTGGGCGCGGCGCGGATCCGCATCAACGTGCTGACCCCGGGCTGGGTGATGACCGAACGCCAGGTCACCCTGTGGCTGGACGAGGCCGGCGAGCGCGAACTGGCCCGCAACCAGTGCCTGCCGGACAAGGTGATGCCGGAGGACATCGCGCGCATGGCGCTGTTCCTGGCCTCGGACGAGGCGCGCGCGATCACCGCGCAGGAGTTCGTGGTGGACGGCGGCTGGACCTGA
- a CDS encoding IlvD/Edd family dehydratase, whose protein sequence is MGSPSKPPRRSQAWFGREGKQGFYYRSWLKSAGHPHDMFDGRPVIGICNTWSELTPCNGHLRELAEHVKKGVYEAGGFPLEFPVMSLGETQMRPTAMLFRNLASMDVEESIRANPLDGVVLLMGCDKTTPSLLMGAASVDLPTIGVSGGPSLSGNWRGQPLGSGTGVIEMSEMVRAGTLSQDDFVEAEACMQRSKGSCMTMGTASTMASMVEALGMSLPENAAIPAVDARRARLARLSGRRIVKMVEEDLRMSQILTADAFANAIKVNAAIGGSTNAVLHLLALAGRVGVPLQLDDWDRLGSRLPCLVNLKPSGQYLMEDFYYAGGLPAVMRELGSELALDARTVNGRTLGENVAQAPCWNREVIHPLDAPVRAEAGIAVLRGNLAPDGAVIKPSAASPHLLRHRGRAVVFESIEDFKARIDDEALDIDADCIMVLKHCGPRGYPGMAEVGNMPLPPKLLRAGITDMVRISDARMSGTAYGTVVLHASPEAAAGGTLALVRDGDIIELDVPGRALHLEVSDEELLRRRSEWTPPPAPPRGWSKLYVEHVQQAHLGADLDFLVGGSGDAVARDSH, encoded by the coding sequence ATGGGCTCACCCAGCAAACCGCCGCGCCGCAGCCAGGCGTGGTTCGGGCGCGAAGGCAAGCAGGGCTTCTACTACCGCAGCTGGCTCAAGAGCGCCGGCCATCCGCACGACATGTTCGATGGCCGCCCGGTGATCGGCATCTGCAACACCTGGTCGGAACTGACTCCGTGCAACGGCCACCTGCGCGAACTGGCCGAACACGTCAAAAAGGGCGTGTACGAGGCCGGCGGGTTCCCGCTGGAGTTCCCGGTGATGTCGCTGGGCGAGACGCAGATGCGCCCCACCGCGATGCTGTTCCGCAACCTCGCCAGCATGGACGTGGAGGAATCGATTCGCGCCAATCCGCTGGACGGCGTGGTGCTGCTGATGGGCTGCGACAAGACCACCCCGTCCTTGCTGATGGGCGCGGCCAGCGTGGACCTGCCGACCATCGGCGTGTCCGGCGGGCCGTCGCTATCGGGCAACTGGCGCGGGCAGCCGCTGGGCTCGGGCACCGGCGTGATCGAGATGTCGGAGATGGTCCGCGCCGGCACCCTGAGCCAGGACGATTTCGTCGAGGCCGAGGCCTGCATGCAGCGCTCCAAGGGCAGCTGCATGACCATGGGCACCGCCTCGACCATGGCCAGCATGGTCGAGGCGCTGGGCATGTCGCTGCCGGAGAACGCGGCGATCCCGGCGGTGGACGCGCGCCGCGCGCGGCTGGCGCGGCTCAGCGGCCGGCGCATCGTGAAGATGGTGGAAGAGGATCTGCGCATGTCGCAGATCCTCACCGCCGACGCCTTCGCCAACGCGATCAAGGTCAATGCGGCGATCGGCGGCTCCACCAACGCGGTGCTGCACCTGCTCGCCCTGGCCGGCCGCGTGGGCGTGCCGCTGCAACTGGACGACTGGGACCGGCTGGGCTCGCGGCTGCCGTGCCTGGTGAACCTCAAACCGTCCGGCCAGTACCTGATGGAAGACTTCTACTATGCCGGCGGGCTGCCGGCGGTGATGCGCGAACTCGGCAGCGAACTGGCGCTGGACGCGCGCACCGTCAACGGCCGCACCCTGGGCGAGAACGTGGCGCAGGCGCCGTGCTGGAACCGCGAAGTGATCCATCCTCTGGACGCGCCGGTGCGCGCGGAGGCCGGCATCGCCGTGCTGCGCGGCAACCTGGCGCCGGACGGCGCGGTGATCAAGCCGTCGGCCGCCTCGCCGCACCTGCTGCGGCACCGCGGGCGCGCGGTGGTGTTCGAAAGCATCGAGGACTTCAAGGCGCGCATCGACGACGAGGCGCTGGACATCGACGCCGACTGCATCATGGTGCTCAAGCACTGCGGCCCGCGCGGCTACCCGGGCATGGCCGAGGTCGGCAACATGCCGCTGCCGCCGAAGCTGCTGCGCGCCGGCATCACCGACATGGTGCGCATCTCCGATGCGCGCATGAGCGGCACCGCCTACGGCACCGTGGTGCTGCACGCCTCGCCGGAGGCCGCCGCCGGCGGCACCCTGGCGCTGGTGCGCGACGGCGACATCATCGAACTCGACGTCCCCGGCCGCGCGTTGCACCTGGAAGTCAGCGACGAGGAACTGCTGCGCCGGCGCAGCGAATGGACCCCGCCGCCGGCGCCGCCGCGCGGCTGGAGCAAGCTCTACGTGGAGCACGTGCAACAGGCGCACCTGGGCGCCGACCTGGATTTCCTGGTGGGCGGCAGCGGCGACGCGGTGGCGCGCGATTCGCATTAG
- a CDS encoding RNA polymerase sigma factor, with protein MAAHPKRAWARMFAEHGPVLRGFFVRRGAREDAEDMVQETYLRLLRAHRQQGEAIANPEAYLYTVAQNLAREQAARRRQAPLRIDEMEQFSQLLAAGDDVEDSAHRRQRQQHLQALLAELPARTRAVLVMQYRDGLSYKQIAERMGVSPHMVKKHVVRGLSACRRALADSGDRW; from the coding sequence GTGGCGGCTCACCCCAAACGCGCATGGGCGCGCATGTTCGCGGAACACGGCCCGGTGCTGCGCGGCTTCTTCGTGCGCCGCGGCGCACGCGAAGACGCCGAGGACATGGTGCAGGAAACCTATCTGCGGCTGCTGCGCGCGCATCGGCAGCAGGGCGAGGCCATCGCCAATCCCGAAGCCTACCTGTACACCGTCGCGCAGAACCTGGCGCGCGAACAGGCCGCGCGTCGCCGGCAGGCGCCGCTGCGCATCGACGAGATGGAGCAGTTCTCGCAATTGCTGGCGGCGGGAGACGACGTGGAAGACAGCGCACACCGGCGGCAGCGCCAGCAGCACCTGCAGGCCCTGCTCGCCGAGCTGCCCGCGCGCACCCGCGCGGTGCTGGTGATGCAGTACCGCGACGGGCTGAGCTACAAGCAGATCGCCGAACGCATGGGCGTGTCGCCGCACATGGTCAAGAAGCACGTGGTGCGCGGGCTGTCGGCCTGCCGCCGCGCGCTGGCCGACAGCGGAGACCGCTGGTGA
- a CDS encoding FecR family protein: MQPLDAKQEQQLLDWLTASPQHLREYLAMQRVAGELGEALRGMDLDVDALLASDDTADGTASGNVIALPVPRRATAAAPTRAARAHAAPRWRLAAAAAVCAVAVLVGWAWPRSQTYRTALGEQRSVQLADGSTVRLNAQTQVRATLTPWSRKLQLLQGQASFVVAADRRPLQVQAGGLRVEDIGTTFDIALHPDQARIEVSAGRVHVWRQDRPQQPMLADLGAGQSARIDTADGRVELGNEDVAAMHAWWQHRIVFRDEPLANVAEDFNRLNRTRLLIDDADAGAMRLTGNLRGDDVAALRAFLDAQPTLQVRTSADGIHVRSRTPTQARLQ, from the coding sequence ATGCAGCCGCTGGACGCGAAACAGGAACAGCAGTTGCTGGACTGGCTGACCGCCTCGCCGCAGCATCTGCGCGAGTATCTGGCCATGCAGCGCGTGGCCGGCGAACTCGGCGAGGCGCTGCGCGGCATGGACCTGGACGTGGACGCCTTGCTCGCCAGCGACGACACCGCCGATGGCACGGCGAGCGGCAACGTCATCGCCCTGCCCGTGCCGCGGCGCGCGACAGCGGCAGCGCCAACGCGTGCGGCGCGCGCCCACGCCGCGCCGCGCTGGCGTCTGGCCGCGGCCGCCGCGGTGTGCGCGGTGGCGGTGCTGGTCGGCTGGGCCTGGCCACGCAGCCAGACCTACCGCACCGCGCTCGGCGAACAACGCAGCGTGCAACTGGCCGACGGCAGCACGGTGCGGCTCAATGCGCAGACACAGGTACGCGCCACGCTGACCCCCTGGAGCCGAAAACTGCAGTTGCTGCAGGGCCAGGCCAGTTTCGTGGTCGCCGCAGACCGGCGCCCGCTGCAGGTGCAGGCCGGGGGCCTGCGCGTGGAAGATATCGGCACCACCTTCGACATCGCCCTGCACCCCGACCAGGCGCGCATCGAGGTCTCGGCCGGACGCGTGCACGTGTGGCGCCAGGACCGTCCGCAACAGCCCATGCTGGCCGATCTCGGCGCCGGCCAGAGTGCGCGCATCGACACCGCCGATGGCCGGGTCGAACTGGGCAACGAGGACGTCGCGGCGATGCACGCGTGGTGGCAACACCGCATCGTGTTCCGCGACGAACCGCTGGCCAATGTCGCCGAGGATTTCAACCGACTCAACCGCACCCGCCTGCTGATCGACGACGCCGATGCCGGGGCGATGCGACTGACCGGCAACCTGCGTGGCGACGACGTCGCCGCGTTGCGCGCCTTCCTGGATGCGCAGCCGACATTGCAGGTGCGCACCAGCGCCGACGGCATCCACGTGCGCAGCCGCACGCCGACACAGGCACGCCTGCAGTAG